A single window of Neisseria chenwenguii DNA harbors:
- a CDS encoding siderophore ABC transporter substrate-binding protein has translation MLRLSAITLCCALALTACKPQEQKPAASAPASAVSHKIDGPSVSVKTARGEVTVPQKPERIAVYDLGMTDTLTKLGVPVGATVDKTRLPYLDAAFKDSKKVGTLFEPNYEALNAYKPQLIIIGSRAAKAFDQLNAIAPTIEMTADTKNLKESGKERIDAFAKIFGKEAEAEKLKAEIDASFEAAKTAAQGKGKGLVILANAGKLSAYGPTSRLGGWIHKDIGVPPVDEAIKEGSHGQPVSFEYLKEKNPDWLFVLDRGAAIGEEGKAAKDVLNNPLVAETTAWKKGRVVYLVPETYLAAGGAQELLNASKQVADAFKAAK, from the coding sequence ATGTTACGTCTATCCGCCATTACCCTCTGCTGCGCACTCGCGCTGACCGCCTGCAAACCGCAAGAACAAAAGCCCGCCGCATCCGCACCTGCGTCCGCCGTTTCACACAAAATCGACGGCCCGTCTGTAAGCGTCAAAACCGCGCGCGGCGAAGTGACCGTACCGCAAAAACCCGAGCGCATCGCCGTTTACGACTTAGGCATGACCGACACCTTAACCAAACTGGGCGTACCCGTCGGCGCCACCGTAGATAAAACCCGCCTGCCCTACCTCGACGCCGCGTTTAAAGATTCAAAAAAAGTCGGCACGCTGTTTGAGCCGAACTACGAAGCGCTCAACGCCTACAAACCCCAGCTCATCATCATCGGCAGCCGCGCTGCCAAAGCGTTTGACCAGTTGAACGCCATCGCGCCGACCATCGAAATGACCGCCGACACCAAAAACCTGAAAGAAAGCGGCAAAGAGCGCATTGACGCGTTTGCCAAAATTTTCGGCAAAGAAGCCGAAGCGGAAAAACTGAAAGCTGAAATCGACGCCTCGTTTGAAGCCGCCAAAACCGCCGCACAAGGCAAGGGCAAAGGCTTGGTGATTTTGGCCAACGCCGGCAAACTGTCCGCCTACGGCCCGACCTCGCGCCTTGGCGGCTGGATTCACAAAGACATCGGCGTTCCCCCTGTTGACGAAGCCATCAAAGAAGGCAGCCACGGCCAGCCCGTTTCGTTTGAATACCTGAAAGAGAAAAACCCCGACTGGCTGTTCGTCCTCGACCGCGGCGCCGCCATCGGCGAAGAAGGCAAAGCGGCCAAAGACGTGCTGAACAACCCGCTCGTCGCCGAAACCACCGCGTGGAAAAAAGGCCGGGTTGTTTACCTCGTGCCCGAAACCTATCTGGCCGCCGGCGGTGCGCAGGAATTGCTTAACGCCAGCAAACAAGTCGCCGACGCGTTTAAAGCGGCGAAGTAA
- the atpD gene encoding F0F1 ATP synthase subunit beta: MSQGKIVQVIGAVVDVEFPRDAIPHVYDALKLDENGLTLEVQQLLGDGVVRTIAMGSSDGLKRGMPVSNTGAPITVPVGKETLGRIMDVLGNPVDEAGPVGAAQSRAIHQSAPKFDELSSATELLETGIKVIDLLCPFAKGGKVGLFGGAGVGKTVNMMELINNIAKAHSGLSVFAGVGERTREGNDFYHEMKDSNVLDKVAMVYGQMNEPPGNRLRVALTGLTMAEYFRDEKDENGKGRDVLFFVDNIYRYTLAGTEVSALLGRMPSAVGYQPTLAEEMGRLQERITSTQTGSITSIQAVYVPADDLTDPSPATTFAHLDATVVLSRDIASLGIYPAVDPLDSTSRQLDPMVLGQEHYDVARGVQSTLQKYKELRDIIAILGMDELSDEDKLTVMRARKIQRFLSQPFHVAEVFTGSPGKYVALRDTIAGFKAILNGEYDHLPEQAFYMVGGIEEAAEKAKTLN, from the coding sequence ATGAGCCAAGGCAAAATCGTACAAGTTATTGGTGCGGTCGTTGACGTGGAATTTCCGCGCGATGCCATCCCGCACGTTTACGACGCCCTGAAATTGGACGAAAACGGTCTGACCCTGGAAGTACAACAGCTTCTGGGCGACGGTGTGGTCCGTACCATTGCGATGGGTAGTTCGGACGGCCTCAAACGTGGCATGCCTGTCAGCAATACAGGCGCGCCGATTACGGTTCCCGTGGGGAAAGAGACCCTGGGTCGTATTATGGACGTATTGGGTAATCCGGTTGATGAAGCCGGTCCGGTTGGTGCGGCTCAAAGTCGTGCAATCCACCAAAGCGCGCCGAAATTTGATGAATTGTCATCTGCTACCGAGCTTTTGGAAACCGGTATCAAAGTAATCGACTTACTTTGCCCGTTTGCCAAAGGCGGCAAAGTAGGTTTGTTCGGCGGTGCGGGTGTCGGTAAAACCGTGAATATGATGGAATTGATCAACAATATCGCTAAAGCGCACAGCGGCTTGTCCGTGTTTGCCGGCGTGGGCGAGCGTACCCGCGAAGGTAACGACTTCTATCACGAGATGAAAGACTCCAACGTATTGGACAAAGTGGCCATGGTTTACGGTCAGATGAACGAACCGCCGGGTAACCGTCTGCGCGTTGCGTTGACCGGCCTGACTATGGCTGAGTATTTCCGTGACGAAAAAGACGAAAACGGCAAAGGCCGCGACGTATTGTTCTTCGTGGACAACATCTACCGCTATACACTGGCCGGTACCGAAGTATCCGCTCTGCTCGGTAGAATGCCGTCTGCAGTAGGTTACCAACCGACTTTGGCCGAAGAAATGGGTCGTTTGCAGGAGCGCATTACCTCTACGCAAACCGGCTCGATTACTTCCATCCAAGCCGTTTACGTTCCTGCGGATGACTTGACCGACCCGTCTCCGGCAACTACTTTTGCCCACTTGGATGCGACCGTGGTATTGAGCCGCGACATCGCTTCTTTGGGTATTTACCCTGCCGTTGACCCGCTGGATTCGACTTCGCGCCAGCTTGATCCGATGGTTTTGGGTCAGGAACACTACGATGTGGCCCGCGGTGTACAGTCAACACTTCAGAAATACAAAGAATTGCGCGACATCATCGCTATTTTGGGTATGGACGAGCTGTCTGATGAAGACAAATTGACCGTGATGCGCGCCCGTAAAATTCAGCGCTTCCTGTCCCAGCCGTTCCACGTTGCCGAAGTATTTACCGGTTCGCCGGGCAAATACGTCGCTTTGCGCGATACCATCGCAGGTTTCAAAGCGATTTTGAACGGCGAATACGACCATCTGCCGGAGCAGGCGTTCTACATGGTCGGCGGTATCGAAGAAGCGGCCGAGAAAGCGAAAACCTTAAACTAA
- a CDS encoding ABC transporter permease — MLKPATLNLLNLAALVFLFAVSLSVGVADFSWGALSEWSDSTQLFITSRLPRTFAIVLTGASMAVAGMIMQILMKNRFVEPSMVGASQSAAFGMLLMVLLFPAAALMAKMTVAAAASLAGMLVFMALIRRLPPTAQLMVPLVGIIFGGVIESVALFIAYETEMMQMLGVWQQGDFSGVLLGRYELLWLTGVMAFGAYLIADRLTIVGLGETVAVNLGLNRHTVLWAGLIIVALITSLVVVTVGNIPFVGLVVPNIISRLMGDKLRQSLPAVALLGASSVLLCDIIGRLIVFPFEIPVSTVFGVLGTALFLWLLMRKPAHAV; from the coding sequence ATGCTCAAACCCGCCACCCTCAATCTGCTCAACCTCGCCGCACTTGTTTTCCTCTTTGCCGTCAGCCTGTCCGTCGGCGTGGCGGATTTCAGTTGGGGCGCGCTGTCCGAATGGTCGGATAGCACGCAGCTTTTCATCACCAGCCGCCTGCCGCGCACGTTTGCGATTGTGCTGACGGGGGCGTCGATGGCGGTGGCGGGGATGATTATGCAGATTTTGATGAAAAACCGTTTTGTCGAACCCTCTATGGTCGGGGCGAGCCAAAGTGCGGCCTTTGGGATGCTGCTGATGGTGCTGCTGTTTCCTGCGGCGGCGCTGATGGCGAAAATGACGGTAGCGGCGGCGGCTTCTCTGGCGGGAATGCTGGTGTTTATGGCTTTAATCCGCCGCCTGCCGCCGACGGCGCAGCTGATGGTGCCGCTGGTGGGGATTATTTTCGGTGGTGTGATTGAATCGGTGGCGCTGTTTATTGCCTATGAAACGGAAATGATGCAGATGCTGGGCGTGTGGCAACAGGGGGATTTTTCGGGGGTTTTGCTCGGGCGTTACGAACTTTTGTGGCTGACGGGCGTGATGGCGTTCGGCGCGTATCTGATTGCCGACCGGCTGACGATTGTAGGTTTGGGCGAAACGGTGGCGGTGAATTTGGGGCTGAACCGCCATACGGTTTTGTGGGCGGGTTTGATTATTGTGGCACTGATTACGTCGCTTGTGGTGGTAACGGTCGGCAATATTCCGTTTGTCGGACTGGTCGTCCCCAACATCATCAGCCGTCTGATGGGCGACAAGCTGCGCCAAAGCCTGCCGGCGGTGGCGCTTTTGGGCGCGTCGTCGGTATTGCTGTGCGACATTATCGGGCGGCTGATTGTGTTTCCGTTTGAGATTCCGGTTTCGACGGTGTTCGGGGTATTGGGAACGGCGCTGTTTTTGTGGCTTTTGATGAGGAAACCTGCTCATGCCGTCTGA
- a CDS encoding F0F1 ATP synthase subunit epsilon, with protein sequence MSVMQVEVVSNEESIFSGEAGFVVVPTVQGELGIYPRHEPIMSLVRPGALRLTVPGQAEEILVAVSGGLLEVQPHKITVLADVAVRSAEMDQSRAEEAKKAAEARISQAQDDDSLVKAQAALAAAIAQLKTLDYIRSHKNK encoded by the coding sequence ATGAGCGTCATGCAAGTTGAAGTGGTAAGTAACGAAGAAAGCATCTTTTCAGGCGAAGCCGGTTTTGTTGTGGTTCCGACTGTTCAGGGCGAACTCGGTATTTACCCGCGACACGAGCCGATTATGAGTTTGGTGCGTCCGGGGGCATTGCGTTTGACCGTGCCCGGTCAGGCAGAAGAAATTCTGGTGGCTGTTTCAGGCGGTTTACTGGAGGTTCAGCCTCATAAGATTACCGTTTTGGCCGATGTCGCTGTCCGTAGTGCCGAGATGGATCAGTCTCGTGCAGAGGAAGCCAAAAAAGCAGCGGAAGCCCGAATTTCCCAAGCCCAAGACGATGACTCGCTGGTTAAAGCGCAAGCTGCTTTGGCTGCCGCCATCGCCCAGCTCAAAACCTTGGATTACATTCGTTCGCATAAAAACAAATAA
- the secG gene encoding preprotein translocase subunit SecG, which produces MEAFKTVIWIVNIMSSLAVIVLVLLQHGKGADAGATFGSGSGSAQGVFGSGGNANFLSRSTAIAATIFFATCIAMGYIYSNTTRHGLDFSDVKQSQPAKQTVPANTNAAPAAPTPQPQQSK; this is translated from the coding sequence ATGGAAGCCTTCAAAACCGTTATCTGGATTGTCAATATCATGTCCTCATTGGCCGTGATTGTGCTCGTGCTCTTGCAGCACGGCAAAGGCGCGGATGCAGGCGCGACATTCGGTTCGGGAAGCGGTAGTGCGCAAGGCGTATTCGGTTCCGGCGGTAATGCAAACTTCCTCAGCCGTTCTACCGCCATTGCTGCAACCATATTTTTTGCAACCTGCATCGCCATGGGTTACATCTACTCCAATACAACCAGACATGGGTTGGATTTCAGCGACGTAAAACAAAGCCAGCCTGCCAAGCAGACTGTACCTGCAAACACAAATGCCGCTCCTGCTGCACCGACTCCTCAACCGCAGCAGAGCAAATAA
- the atpG gene encoding F0F1 ATP synthase subunit gamma: MAVGKEILTKIRSVQNTQKITKAMQMVSTSKMRKTQERMRLARPYAEKVRVVMGHLAQTHTDHGIKLLEPHREVRRAGFILITSDKGLCGGLNANVLKKFLAQVQAYQEQGVGVDVVCLGSKGLAACQSIGLNVIASATSLGDSPKMEMLLGPLTEIFQRYEKHELDTIHLVYSGFVNTMRQEPRIEVLLPIGQNEIEDVNGDSTLNWEYRYEPSPVAVLEYLVRRYLESVVYQALSDNMASEQAARMVAMKAATDNAGNAIKELRLVYNKSRQAAITTELSEIVAGAAAV; encoded by the coding sequence ATGGCAGTAGGAAAAGAGATTCTTACCAAAATCCGCAGTGTTCAAAATACCCAAAAGATCACTAAAGCGATGCAGATGGTGTCCACCTCTAAAATGCGGAAGACTCAGGAGCGGATGCGCTTGGCGCGTCCGTACGCCGAAAAAGTGCGTGTTGTGATGGGCCACTTGGCGCAAACCCATACCGATCACGGTATTAAACTGCTCGAGCCGCACCGAGAGGTGCGTCGCGCAGGTTTTATCTTGATTACCTCCGATAAGGGTTTATGCGGTGGTTTGAACGCCAACGTGCTGAAAAAGTTTTTGGCGCAAGTTCAAGCGTATCAAGAACAGGGTGTCGGTGTTGATGTAGTGTGCTTGGGTAGCAAAGGTTTGGCAGCGTGCCAAAGTATCGGTCTGAATGTGATTGCCAGTGCAACCAGTCTGGGCGATTCCCCGAAAATGGAAATGCTGCTTGGCCCGCTGACTGAAATCTTCCAGCGCTATGAGAAACATGAGCTGGATACGATTCATTTGGTGTATTCCGGCTTTGTCAATACCATGCGCCAAGAGCCGCGTATTGAAGTGCTTCTTCCTATCGGTCAGAATGAGATCGAAGATGTGAACGGAGATTCCACTTTAAACTGGGAATACCGTTATGAGCCGAGTCCTGTCGCAGTTTTAGAGTATTTGGTTCGCCGTTATTTGGAATCTGTGGTTTATCAAGCGTTAAGCGATAATATGGCATCTGAGCAGGCTGCGCGTATGGTGGCGATGAAAGCTGCTACCGACAACGCAGGCAATGCCATTAAAGAATTGCGTTTGGTGTACAACAAATCGCGTCAAGCTGCGATTACCACGGAATTGTCAGAAATTGTTGCAGGTGCAGCGGCTGTTTAG
- the moaA gene encoding GTP 3',8-cyclase MoaA has product MLTDPFGRTVDYLRISVTDRCDLRCTYCLPKGFKGFAIPKDWLTIEELARVAASFARLGTKRFRLTGGEPLLRKGLADLVAEIARQPGVEDISLTTNGTQLEKHARALRVAGVGRLNISLDSLRRDCVTSITGNDCLPQVLDGIKAAKEAGFERIKINMVPLKGLNDMDLDDMIAFCIEHGFILNLIEAMPMGATGQAHAKVNLQPVLAELQQKFDLSPFEGKIGGGPARYWHSSNSGFTLGLITPMSQHFCATCNRVRLSATGNIHLCLGQEDKAPLRDLMRSGCSDAKLDQAVRDAIARKPEKHEFVENPKKIIRVMALTGG; this is encoded by the coding sequence ATGCTGACTGATCCGTTCGGACGTACCGTTGATTATTTGCGCATTTCCGTTACCGATCGCTGCGATTTGCGCTGTACCTACTGCCTGCCCAAAGGCTTCAAAGGCTTCGCCATTCCTAAAGACTGGCTGACGATTGAAGAGCTGGCGCGGGTGGCGGCTTCGTTTGCGCGGCTGGGTACGAAACGCTTCCGCCTGACGGGCGGCGAACCGCTGTTGCGCAAAGGTTTGGCTGATTTGGTTGCGGAAATTGCCCGCCAACCGGGTGTTGAAGATATTTCTTTGACCACCAACGGCACGCAGCTTGAGAAACACGCCCGAGCGCTGCGGGTGGCGGGGGTAGGCCGTCTGAATATCAGCCTCGACAGCCTGCGCCGCGACTGCGTGACCAGCATTACTGGCAACGATTGTCTGCCGCAGGTGTTGGACGGCATTAAGGCGGCGAAAGAAGCGGGATTTGAGCGTATCAAAATCAACATGGTGCCGCTAAAAGGTCTGAACGACATGGATTTGGACGATATGATCGCGTTCTGCATCGAACACGGTTTTATCCTGAATCTGATTGAAGCGATGCCGATGGGCGCAACGGGGCAGGCGCATGCAAAAGTCAATTTGCAGCCGGTGTTGGCGGAATTGCAGCAAAAATTCGATCTATCGCCGTTTGAGGGAAAAATCGGCGGCGGCCCCGCGCGCTATTGGCATAGCAGCAACAGCGGCTTCACGCTCGGCCTGATTACGCCGATGAGCCAGCATTTCTGCGCTACCTGCAACCGCGTCCGCCTTTCAGCTACCGGCAATATCCATCTTTGCCTAGGGCAGGAAGACAAAGCGCCCTTGCGCGATTTGATGCGCAGCGGCTGTTCCGATGCCAAACTTGACCAGGCCGTTCGCGATGCGATTGCACGCAAACCTGAAAAACATGAGTTTGTGGAAAATCCGAAAAAGATTATCCGCGTAATGGCGCTGACCGGCGGTTGA
- a CDS encoding protein-L-isoaspartate O-methyltransferase family protein produces the protein MNFEKARFNMVEQQIRPWDVLDFDLLDAIEEIPRERFVDADLQGVAYSDTELPLPNGAKMLEPKIVARLIQGLKLTREDKVLEIGTGSGYATAVLAKLAGEVVSDDIDDAQQNRAKAVLAALNLTNIRFVQNDGLTETAEGAPFDAIYVGGAVGEVPEVLKNQLKDGGRMVVAVGGSPVQRALLITRKGSEFTETVLFDTQIALLDGESEKPFGGFDF, from the coding sequence ATGAACTTTGAAAAAGCACGTTTCAATATGGTTGAGCAACAAATCCGTCCGTGGGACGTATTGGATTTCGACCTGCTCGACGCCATCGAAGAAATCCCGCGCGAACGCTTTGTCGACGCGGATTTGCAGGGCGTGGCATACAGTGATACCGAGCTGCCGCTGCCCAACGGCGCGAAAATGCTCGAGCCGAAAATCGTCGCCCGTCTGATTCAGGGCTTGAAACTGACCCGCGAAGACAAAGTTTTGGAAATCGGCACAGGCTCGGGCTATGCCACCGCCGTGTTGGCCAAACTTGCAGGCGAAGTAGTTTCCGACGACATTGACGACGCGCAGCAAAACCGCGCCAAAGCCGTTTTGGCCGCGCTGAATCTGACCAACATCCGGTTTGTGCAAAACGACGGCCTGACCGAAACCGCCGAGGGCGCGCCTTTTGACGCCATTTACGTCGGCGGCGCGGTCGGCGAAGTGCCTGAGGTTTTGAAAAACCAATTAAAAGACGGCGGCCGCATGGTCGTTGCCGTCGGCGGTTCGCCCGTGCAACGCGCGCTGCTGATTACCCGCAAAGGCAGCGAATTTACCGAAACCGTTTTGTTCGACACCCAAATCGCGCTGCTGGACGGCGAATCGGAAAAACCGTTCGGCGGCTTTGATTTTTAA
- a CDS encoding GAF domain-containing protein yields the protein MHTLHFSAADKAARYQEILPQIESIIAGESNLTANLANTAAVLKEAFGWFWVGFYLVERESEELVLAPFQGPVACTRIAFGRGVCGQAWAKGETIVVEDVNKHPDHIACSALSQSEIVVPLFDSDGLCYGVLDIDDDKPAQFDETDAHHLNRLAGILGRLKSLDSQ from the coding sequence ATGCACACCTTGCACTTTTCCGCCGCCGACAAAGCGGCACGTTATCAGGAAATTCTGCCTCAAATCGAAAGCATCATTGCGGGCGAATCCAATCTGACCGCGAATCTGGCAAACACCGCGGCGGTGTTGAAAGAGGCGTTCGGCTGGTTTTGGGTGGGTTTTTATTTGGTCGAACGCGAATCCGAAGAATTGGTACTCGCGCCGTTTCAAGGCCCCGTAGCCTGCACGCGAATTGCGTTTGGGCGAGGAGTTTGCGGGCAGGCTTGGGCGAAAGGCGAAACCATTGTTGTCGAAGATGTCAACAAACATCCCGACCACATCGCCTGCTCGGCGTTGTCGCAGTCGGAAATCGTCGTTCCGCTGTTTGATTCAGACGGCCTGTGTTACGGCGTTTTGGACATCGACGACGACAAACCCGCGCAGTTTGACGAAACCGACGCACACCATCTCAACCGCCTCGCAGGAATCTTAGGCCGTCTGAAAAGCCTTGACTCCCAATAA
- a CDS encoding iron chelate uptake ABC transporter family permease subunit — protein MPSEKNTAFAAASLRPLWLAAALLLASCALFLTLNAGGNWDFVLPLRLTKLAALLMVAYAVGVSTVLFQTLTNNPILTPSILGFDALYVFLQTLLVFLLGSIGYAAMPVFGKFGLELAAMMGGSLLLFAVLMKQGGRDLARMILIGVIFGILFRSLASLLQRMIDPEEFAVAQANTFASFNTLNQDLLGIGTLILLASVFFIWRERHRLDVYLLGRDQAINLGIDYTRNTLWILLWIAVLVATSTAIVGPVSFFGLLVAALANHFSPSVKHAVRLPMVFCTAAVLLVGGQALFEHVLGMKAVLSVVVEFAGGLVFLWLVLKRKQ, from the coding sequence ATGCCGTCTGAAAAAAATACTGCGTTTGCAGCCGCTTCCCTGCGCCCGCTCTGGCTCGCCGCCGCCTTGCTGCTGGCTTCCTGCGCCCTCTTCCTCACGCTCAATGCGGGCGGCAACTGGGATTTTGTATTGCCGCTGCGGCTGACCAAACTCGCTGCGCTGTTGATGGTGGCGTATGCGGTGGGCGTTTCGACGGTGCTGTTCCAAACGCTGACCAACAATCCGATTCTTACGCCGTCGATTTTGGGTTTCGACGCGCTGTATGTGTTTTTGCAGACGCTGCTGGTGTTCCTGCTCGGCAGCATCGGCTACGCGGCAATGCCCGTGTTCGGCAAATTCGGGCTGGAACTGGCGGCAATGATGGGCGGCTCGCTGCTGCTGTTTGCGGTATTGATGAAACAGGGCGGGCGCGATTTGGCACGGATGATTTTGATCGGCGTGATTTTCGGGATTCTGTTCCGCAGCCTCGCCTCGCTGCTTCAGCGCATGATCGATCCCGAGGAATTTGCGGTGGCGCAGGCGAACACGTTTGCGTCGTTCAATACGCTCAACCAAGACCTGCTCGGCATCGGCACGCTGATTCTTTTGGCCAGCGTGTTTTTCATCTGGCGCGAACGCCACCGCCTCGATGTGTATCTGCTCGGCAGAGACCAAGCAATTAATTTGGGCATTGATTACACACGAAATACTTTATGGATTTTGCTGTGGATTGCCGTGTTGGTGGCAACCTCCACCGCCATCGTCGGCCCCGTGAGCTTTTTCGGCCTCTTGGTCGCCGCGCTCGCCAACCATTTTTCGCCGTCCGTAAAACACGCCGTACGCCTGCCGATGGTGTTCTGCACCGCCGCCGTTTTGCTGGTGGGCGGGCAGGCATTGTTCGAACACGTTTTAGGCATGAAAGCCGTTTTGAGCGTAGTGGTGGAATTTGCCGGCGGGCTGGTATTTTTATGGCTGGTGTTGAAACGGAAGCAGTAG
- a CDS encoding rhodanese-like domain-containing protein, with product MNIHQLPVTELAKWQNEGRQFHLLDVRTGEETAICALPHAIHIPMNLIPLRHNDLPDDDLPLVVYCHHGIRSLHTAMYLADAGFDNLYNLQGGIDDWAAKIEPEMARY from the coding sequence ATGAACATCCACCAACTTCCCGTTACCGAACTGGCAAAATGGCAAAACGAAGGGCGCCAATTTCATCTTTTAGACGTGCGCACCGGCGAAGAAACCGCCATCTGCGCCCTTCCCCACGCCATCCACATTCCGATGAACCTCATCCCTCTGCGCCACAACGATCTGCCCGACGACGATCTGCCGCTTGTCGTTTACTGCCACCACGGCATCCGCAGCCTGCATACGGCGATGTATCTGGCCGACGCCGGTTTTGACAATCTCTACAATCTGCAAGGCGGAATCGACGATTGGGCAGCCAAAATCGAGCCTGAAATGGCACGTTATTGA
- the tpiA gene encoding triose-phosphate isomerase: MQHQVGIWEQKWVIGNWKMNGRLQDNNSLMHRFRIMPTAERVLIGLAAPTVYLLQLHNAMQIVLNNRILTCAQDVSRFPNNGAFTGEVSAEMLADIGTDIVLIGHSERSLYFGEKNEIQRRKMENVLNVGLIPLLCVGESLEEREAGKEQEVIAHQLSILKGLDTKNIAVAYEPVWAIGTGKVATVEQIAAMHEFIHQEILSLCGSDVKIRILYGGSVKAENAADIFAVPYVDGALVGGASLSYDSFAAIIDAAQAS, translated from the coding sequence ATGCAACACCAAGTCGGCATTTGGGAACAAAAATGGGTCATCGGTAACTGGAAAATGAACGGCCGTCTGCAAGACAATAACTCATTAATGCACCGCTTCCGCATTATGCCAACCGCCGAGCGCGTCTTAATCGGCCTCGCCGCGCCTACAGTTTACCTTCTGCAACTGCACAACGCCATGCAGATTGTGCTCAACAACCGCATCCTGACCTGCGCCCAAGACGTCAGCCGCTTCCCCAATAACGGCGCATTTACAGGCGAGGTTTCTGCTGAAATGCTCGCCGACATCGGCACCGACATCGTCCTTATCGGCCACTCCGAGCGCAGCCTTTATTTCGGTGAAAAAAACGAAATCCAGCGCCGCAAAATGGAAAACGTCTTAAACGTCGGCCTGATTCCTCTGCTTTGCGTCGGCGAAAGCCTCGAAGAACGCGAAGCGGGCAAAGAGCAGGAAGTCATCGCCCACCAGCTCTCGATTCTAAAGGGCTTGGACACCAAAAACATCGCTGTCGCCTACGAGCCTGTATGGGCAATCGGCACCGGAAAAGTCGCTACCGTCGAACAGATTGCCGCCATGCACGAATTTATTCACCAAGAAATCTTGTCTTTGTGCGGAAGCGATGTTAAAATCCGCATTCTTTATGGCGGAAGCGTGAAAGCGGAAAACGCAGCAGACATCTTCGCCGTGCCTTATGTAGACGGCGCATTGGTCGGTGGCGCATCATTATCATATGATTCCTTTGCCGCCATCATCGATGCCGCGCAAGCCTCGTAG
- a CDS encoding iron ABC transporter ATP-binding protein: MINIQNVRHTIGSQTILNDVSLQIPQGGITALIGPNGAGKSTLLAFMARLQPLHHGRISYNGKDVSATPTAELAKILSILTQENSIISRITVRDLLMFGRYPYHQGRPSENDKTIVENALAEFQLQTFTDRYLTELSGGQRQRAMIAMVFCQQTEYVLLDEPLNNLDMYHARALMQLLRHLTDEHRRTTVVVLHDINQAAAYADYVVAMKNGEVAMAGTPDEIFTEENIKTLFEMDVSVLDYQGKKLVVHHV, from the coding sequence ATGATAAACATCCAAAACGTCCGCCACACCATCGGCAGCCAAACCATCCTCAACGACGTTTCCCTGCAAATCCCGCAGGGCGGCATTACCGCGCTCATCGGCCCCAACGGCGCAGGAAAATCCACCCTGCTCGCCTTTATGGCGCGCCTCCAACCGCTGCACCACGGCCGTATCAGCTACAACGGCAAAGACGTTTCCGCCACCCCGACCGCCGAGCTGGCCAAAATCCTCTCCATCCTGACGCAGGAAAACAGCATCATCAGCCGCATCACCGTGCGCGATTTGCTGATGTTCGGCCGTTACCCCTACCATCAGGGCAGGCCGTCTGAAAACGATAAAACCATCGTTGAAAACGCACTCGCCGAGTTCCAACTGCAAACTTTCACCGACCGCTACCTGACCGAACTTTCAGGCGGCCAACGCCAACGCGCCATGATTGCGATGGTGTTCTGCCAGCAAACCGAATACGTCCTCCTCGACGAGCCGCTCAACAACCTCGACATGTACCACGCCCGCGCCCTGATGCAGCTCCTGCGCCACCTTACCGACGAACACCGCCGCACCACCGTCGTCGTCCTCCACGATATAAACCAAGCCGCCGCCTACGCGGATTATGTGGTCGCGATGAAAAACGGCGAAGTGGCAATGGCCGGCACGCCGGACGAAATTTTTACCGAGGAAAACATCAAAACGCTGTTTGAAATGGATGTGAGCGTGTTGGATTATCAGGGGAAAAAACTGGTGGTGCATCATGTTTGA